In Bacillus cereus ATCC 14579, a single window of DNA contains:
- the lysS gene encoding lysine--tRNA ligase, giving the protein MDNMNHEELNDQLIVRREKLHNLREQGIDPFGKRFERTNSTTDLVSLYGEFSKEELEEKEIAVSIAGRIMTKRGKGKAGFAHVQDLHGQVQIYVRKDAVGDDEYELFKTADLGDLVGIEGKVFKTNVGELSVKATGFTLLTKSLRPLPDKYHGLKDVEQRYRQRYLDLITSMESRETFVTRSKIIREMRRYLDDNGYLEVETPMMHAIAGGASARPFTTHHNALDMELYMRIAIELHLKRLIVGGLEKVYEIGRVFRNEGVSTRHNPEFTMIELYEAYADYKDIMKLTEDMVAHIAKKVLGTTTIQYGDYEINLEPEWTRLHMVDAIKQYSGADFWNPMSVEEARELAKEHNVEIKDTMEVGHIINEFFEQKVEDKLIQPTFIYGHPVEISPLAKKNDEDPRFTDRFELFIVAREHANAFTELNDPIDQKERFEAQLKEREQGNDEAHMMDDDYIEALEYGMPPTGGLGIGIDRLVMLLTNAPSIRDVLLFPAMRHKQD; this is encoded by the coding sequence ATGGATAACATGAACCACGAAGAATTAAACGACCAATTGATTGTTCGTCGTGAAAAGCTACATAATTTACGTGAACAAGGAATTGACCCGTTCGGTAAAAGATTTGAACGCACAAATTCAACAACTGATTTAGTGAGTCTATATGGAGAGTTCTCTAAGGAAGAATTAGAGGAGAAGGAAATCGCTGTTTCTATCGCTGGTCGTATTATGACAAAACGCGGAAAAGGGAAAGCTGGATTTGCACACGTTCAAGATTTACATGGACAAGTTCAAATTTATGTTCGTAAAGATGCTGTTGGAGATGACGAGTACGAATTATTTAAAACAGCAGATTTAGGTGATTTAGTAGGTATTGAAGGTAAAGTGTTCAAAACAAATGTTGGAGAACTTTCAGTAAAAGCAACAGGCTTTACGCTATTAACGAAATCTCTTCGTCCATTACCAGATAAATACCATGGATTAAAAGATGTTGAACAACGATACCGTCAACGTTACTTAGACTTAATTACAAGTATGGAAAGTCGTGAAACGTTCGTTACTCGTAGTAAAATCATTCGTGAGATGAGAAGATACCTAGATGACAACGGTTATCTTGAAGTGGAAACACCTATGATGCATGCAATTGCAGGTGGAGCTTCTGCGCGTCCTTTCACTACACATCATAATGCGTTAGATATGGAATTATATATGCGTATCGCAATTGAGCTACATTTAAAGCGTCTTATTGTGGGTGGTTTGGAAAAAGTATATGAGATCGGCCGTGTATTCCGTAATGAGGGTGTATCAACTCGTCATAACCCTGAGTTTACGATGATTGAATTATATGAAGCATACGCTGATTATAAAGATATTATGAAGTTAACAGAAGATATGGTTGCTCATATCGCGAAAAAAGTACTGGGTACAACAACAATCCAGTATGGTGATTATGAAATTAATCTAGAACCAGAATGGACACGTCTTCATATGGTAGATGCGATTAAGCAATACTCTGGAGCTGATTTCTGGAATCCGATGAGTGTAGAAGAAGCGCGTGAGCTTGCAAAAGAACATAATGTAGAAATTAAAGATACAATGGAAGTTGGTCATATTATAAATGAATTCTTCGAACAAAAAGTAGAAGATAAATTAATCCAACCAACATTTATTTACGGTCATCCGGTAGAAATCTCACCGCTTGCGAAAAAGAATGATGAAGATCCAAGATTTACAGATCGTTTCGAATTATTTATCGTTGCACGTGAACATGCAAATGCATTCACTGAGTTAAATGATCCAATCGATCAAAAAGAACGTTTTGAAGCGCAATTAAAAGAGCGCGAACAAGGTAATGATGAAGCTCATATGATGGATGACGATTATATTGAAGCTCTTGAGTACGGTATGCCTCCTACGGGTGGATTAGGAATCGGTATTGATCGTCTAGTTATGTTATTAACAAATGCACCATCTATTCGTGATGTATTATTATTCCCTGCTATGCGCCATAAACAAGACTAA
- the clpC gene encoding ATP-dependent protease ATP-binding subunit ClpC — translation MMFGRFTERAQKVLALSQEEAIRIGHNNIGTEHILLGLVREGEGIAAKALIALGLSPEKVQKEVEALIGRGTEASQTVHYTPRAKKVIELSMDEARKLGHSYVGTEHILLGLIREGEGVAARVLNNLGVSLNKARQQVLQLLGSNEASSGHQGGSSTNANTPTLDSLARDLTVVARENRLDPVIGRSKEIQRVIEVLSRRTKNNPVLIGEPGVGKTAIAEGLAQQIVNNEVPETLRDKRVMTLDMGTVVAGTKYRGEFEDRLKKVMDEIRQAGNIILFIDELHTLIGAGGAEGAIDASNILKPSLARGELQCIGATTLDEYRKYIEKDAALERRFQPIHVDEPSLEESTQILKGLRDRYEAHHRVSITDDAIDAAVKLSDRYITDRFLPDKAIDLIDEAASKVRLRSYTTPPNLKELEVKLEEIRKEKDAAVQSQEFEKAASLRDMEQRLREKLEDTKRQWKEQQGKENSEVTVEDIANVVSTWTRIPVSKLAQTETDKLLNLESILHDRVIGQDEAVVAVAKAVRRARAGLKDPKRPIGSFIFLGPTGVGKTELARALAESMFGDEDAMIRIDMSEYMEKHSTSRLVGSPPGYVGYEEGGQLTEKVRRKPYSVVLLDEVEKAHPDVFNILLQVLEDGRLTDSKGRTVDFRNTIVIMTSNVGAEALKRNKHLGFNVQDESRDYSDMKGKVMDELKKAFRPEFLNRIDEIIVFHMLEKKHIQEIVTLMVNQLVNRLKEQEIELHLTEGAIAAIADKGFDREYGARPLRRAIQKHVEDRLSEELLKGAIEKGQKVIFDVEGETFVIHSAEKVK, via the coding sequence ATGATGTTTGGAAGATTTACAGAAAGAGCACAGAAAGTATTAGCTTTATCTCAAGAGGAAGCAATTCGCATTGGGCATAATAACATTGGAACAGAACATATTTTACTTGGGCTTGTACGCGAAGGTGAAGGAATTGCAGCAAAAGCGTTAATTGCTCTTGGATTGAGCCCGGAGAAAGTGCAAAAAGAGGTAGAAGCGTTAATTGGACGTGGAACAGAAGCTTCTCAAACTGTACATTATACACCTCGTGCTAAAAAAGTTATTGAATTGTCTATGGATGAAGCGCGTAAGCTAGGACATTCTTACGTTGGAACAGAACATATTTTACTTGGCTTAATCCGTGAAGGTGAAGGTGTAGCGGCACGTGTATTAAATAATTTAGGTGTAAGCCTCAACAAAGCAAGACAACAAGTGTTACAACTTCTTGGAAGTAACGAAGCAAGTTCAGGTCATCAAGGTGGTTCATCGACAAATGCAAATACACCGACACTAGACAGTTTAGCGCGCGACTTAACAGTTGTTGCACGTGAGAATCGTTTGGATCCTGTTATTGGACGTAGTAAAGAAATTCAACGTGTAATTGAAGTGTTAAGCCGTAGAACAAAAAACAATCCAGTGTTAATTGGAGAGCCTGGTGTAGGTAAAACAGCAATTGCTGAAGGGTTAGCACAGCAAATCGTAAATAATGAAGTTCCTGAAACGTTAAGAGATAAGCGTGTTATGACACTAGATATGGGAACAGTGGTAGCTGGGACGAAATATCGTGGTGAGTTTGAAGATCGTTTAAAGAAAGTAATGGATGAAATACGTCAAGCAGGGAATATTATTCTATTTATTGATGAACTTCATACATTAATCGGTGCAGGTGGAGCAGAAGGTGCAATCGATGCATCGAATATTTTAAAACCATCTTTAGCACGCGGAGAATTACAATGTATTGGTGCGACAACTTTAGATGAGTATCGTAAATATATTGAAAAGGATGCAGCTTTAGAGAGACGTTTCCAGCCAATTCATGTTGATGAGCCGAGTCTAGAAGAATCAACTCAAATCTTGAAAGGGTTACGCGATCGTTATGAGGCGCATCACCGTGTGTCTATTACAGATGATGCAATTGATGCAGCTGTAAAACTTTCAGATCGTTATATTACGGATCGTTTCTTACCAGATAAAGCAATTGATTTAATTGATGAAGCTGCTTCAAAAGTTCGCTTGCGTTCTTATACAACACCACCAAACTTAAAAGAGCTTGAAGTGAAGCTTGAGGAAATTCGAAAAGAAAAAGATGCGGCTGTACAAAGTCAAGAGTTTGAAAAGGCTGCTTCCTTACGTGATATGGAACAACGCTTACGTGAGAAATTGGAAGATACAAAACGTCAGTGGAAAGAACAACAAGGAAAAGAAAATTCAGAGGTTACGGTAGAAGATATTGCAAATGTCGTTTCTACATGGACACGTATCCCTGTTTCTAAACTTGCACAAACAGAGACTGATAAATTATTAAACTTAGAATCCATTCTTCATGATCGTGTCATCGGTCAGGATGAAGCTGTAGTGGCTGTAGCGAAAGCTGTTCGTCGTGCAAGAGCAGGATTGAAAGATCCGAAACGTCCAATTGGTTCATTTATTTTCTTAGGGCCAACAGGTGTAGGTAAAACAGAATTAGCAAGAGCATTGGCAGAATCTATGTTCGGTGATGAGGATGCAATGATTCGCATTGATATGTCTGAGTATATGGAGAAACATTCAACTTCTCGCTTAGTTGGTTCTCCTCCAGGATATGTTGGGTATGAAGAAGGCGGACAATTAACAGAGAAGGTTCGTCGTAAGCCTTATTCAGTTGTCCTATTAGATGAAGTAGAGAAGGCACATCCTGATGTATTTAATATTCTACTACAGGTATTGGAAGATGGTCGTTTAACTGATTCTAAAGGACGTACAGTTGATTTCCGTAATACGATTGTTATTATGACGTCTAACGTTGGTGCTGAGGCGTTAAAACGTAACAAACATCTTGGATTTAACGTACAAGATGAAAGCCGTGATTATTCGGATATGAAAGGTAAAGTAATGGATGAGCTGAAAAAGGCATTTCGTCCAGAATTCTTAAACCGTATTGATGAAATTATCGTATTCCATATGCTTGAGAAAAAACATATTCAAGAAATTGTGACTCTTATGGTAAATCAGTTAGTGAATCGCTTAAAAGAACAAGAAATTGAATTGCACTTAACAGAAGGAGCGATTGCAGCTATTGCTGATAAAGGGTTTGATCGTGAATATGGTGCTCGTCCACTACGTAGAGCAATTCAGAAGCATGTAGAAGATAGACTATCGGAAGAACTTTTAAAAGGTGCTATTGAGAAAGGTCAAAAAGTTATCTTTGATGTAGAAGGGGAAACATTTGTCATTCATAGTGCTGAAAAGGTAAAATAA
- the folK gene encoding 2-amino-4-hydroxy-6-hydroxymethyldihydropteridine diphosphokinase: MNNIAYIALGSNIGERYTYLTEAIQFLNKNPYIQVDDISSVYETEPVGYTDQSCFLNLVIKISTNLSPQELLKVTQKVENDLGRKREIRWGPRTIDLDILLYNQENIEAENLIVPHPRMFERAFVIVPLLEINQDIKQNISRSQVEEMKRREGVTIWKQKNGEDAFVLFES, encoded by the coding sequence ATGAACAATATAGCTTACATTGCATTAGGGTCAAATATTGGAGAGCGTTATACGTATCTAACTGAAGCGATTCAGTTTTTAAATAAAAATCCTTATATTCAGGTTGATGATATTTCATCTGTATATGAAACTGAGCCAGTTGGCTATACTGACCAAAGTTGCTTTTTAAATTTAGTTATAAAAATTTCTACCAATTTATCACCACAAGAGTTATTGAAAGTAACACAAAAAGTAGAAAATGACCTAGGAAGAAAAAGGGAAATTAGGTGGGGGCCGAGGACTATCGACCTTGACATTTTACTTTATAATCAAGAGAATATTGAAGCAGAGAATCTTATTGTTCCGCATCCGCGGATGTTTGAAAGAGCTTTTGTTATCGTTCCGTTGTTAGAGATTAATCAAGACATAAAACAAAACATTTCACGTTCACAAGTAGAAGAAATGAAAAGGCGAGAGGGAGTAACGATATGGAAGCAGAAAAATGGGGAAGACGCATTCGTGCTTTTCGAAAGCTAA
- the ctsR gene encoding transcriptional regulator CtsR, translating into MRNISDIIEQYLKQVIDLSNNNVIEIKRNEIADRFECVPSQINYVINTRFTLERGFVVESKRGGGGYIRIIKVKLHDDIDIIDQMLHMIDHSVAQGNAESMIIRLLEEGIITGREAKLMLSVLDRSVLSMDIPSRDELRARILCAMLRTLKYK; encoded by the coding sequence ATGAGAAATATATCTGATATCATTGAGCAATATCTAAAGCAAGTTATTGACTTAAGTAATAATAATGTGATTGAAATCAAAAGAAATGAGATTGCGGATCGATTCGAGTGCGTACCATCTCAAATCAATTATGTAATCAATACCCGTTTTACATTAGAAAGAGGATTTGTAGTAGAAAGTAAACGTGGTGGAGGAGGTTACATTCGCATTATAAAAGTCAAACTGCATGATGATATAGACATTATTGATCAAATGCTTCATATGATTGATCATAGCGTTGCACAAGGGAATGCAGAGAGTATGATTATACGTTTATTAGAAGAGGGAATCATAACAGGCCGTGAAGCAAAATTAATGTTAAGTGTACTAGATCGTTCTGTATTATCAATGGATATTCCTTCTCGAGATGAACTTAGGGCTCGAATATTATGCGCAATGTTAAGAACACTGAAATATAAATAA
- a CDS encoding helix-turn-helix domain-containing protein: MEAEKWGRRIRAFRKLKGYTQEGFAKELGVSVSVLGEVERGNRSPSQDFVVEVAKALNVSIEELMPK, from the coding sequence ATGGAAGCAGAAAAATGGGGAAGACGCATTCGTGCTTTTCGAAAGCTAAAAGGCTATACACAAGAAGGTTTTGCTAAAGAACTAGGGGTATCTGTATCTGTTTTAGGTGAAGTTGAGAGAGGGAATAGATCGCCTTCTCAAGATTTTGTAGTAGAAGTTGCTAAGGCATTAAATGTTTCGATAGAGGAATTAATGCCAAAGTGA
- the dusB gene encoding tRNA dihydrouridine synthase DusB — translation MLKIANIEMKNPVVLAPMAGVCNSAFRLTVKEFGAGLVCAEMVSDKAILLNNKRTLDMLYIDEREKPLSLQIFGGEKETLVDAAKYVDKYTTADIIDINMGCPVPKIVKCDAGARWLLDPNKIYEMVAAVVDAVEKPVTVKMRIGWDEEHIFAIENARAVERAGGQAVAVHGRTRVQMYEGKADWDIIKQVKQSVNIPVIGNGDVATPQDAKRMLDEIGVDGVMIGRAALGDPWMIYRTVKYLETGELMPEPTVREKIDVCMLHLDRLIDLKNESVAVREMRKHAAWYLKGVRGNASVRNGINACNTREDLANVLGTFVEEVEAKQQTIYVG, via the coding sequence TTGTTAAAGATTGCAAATATCGAGATGAAAAATCCGGTTGTACTAGCACCGATGGCGGGAGTGTGTAACTCTGCATTCCGTTTAACAGTAAAAGAATTTGGTGCCGGCTTAGTTTGTGCTGAAATGGTAAGTGATAAGGCAATATTACTTAATAATAAAAGAACATTAGATATGTTATATATCGACGAGAGAGAAAAGCCATTAAGTTTACAAATTTTTGGTGGAGAGAAAGAAACTCTTGTAGATGCTGCGAAATATGTAGATAAATATACGACAGCAGACATAATTGATATTAATATGGGTTGTCCAGTGCCGAAAATCGTTAAATGTGATGCGGGGGCAAGGTGGCTTTTAGATCCGAATAAAATATATGAAATGGTAGCAGCGGTTGTAGATGCTGTAGAAAAGCCGGTTACAGTTAAAATGCGTATCGGTTGGGATGAAGAACATATTTTCGCAATAGAAAATGCTAGGGCTGTTGAGCGTGCTGGTGGCCAAGCTGTGGCGGTTCACGGACGTACACGAGTGCAAATGTATGAAGGAAAAGCGGATTGGGATATTATTAAACAAGTAAAACAATCTGTAAATATCCCGGTTATCGGAAATGGTGATGTCGCAACGCCGCAAGATGCAAAGCGTATGCTTGATGAAATTGGTGTAGATGGTGTTATGATTGGTCGTGCGGCTCTTGGAGATCCGTGGATGATTTATCGTACGGTAAAGTATTTGGAGACAGGTGAATTAATGCCGGAACCAACAGTGCGCGAGAAAATTGATGTATGTATGTTACATCTAGATCGTCTTATTGACTTAAAGAACGAAAGTGTCGCTGTAAGAGAGATGAGAAAACATGCAGCTTGGTATTTAAAAGGTGTTCGTGGTAATGCGAGTGTACGTAATGGTATTAATGCTTGTAACACACGGGAAGACCTTGCGAATGTGTTAGGTACATTTGTAGAAGAAGTGGAAGCGAAACAACAAACAATTTACGTTGGTTAA
- the pabA gene encoding aminodeoxychorismate/anthranilate synthase component II, protein MILMIDNYDSFTFNLVQFLGELGQELVVKRNDEVTISDIENMKPDFLMISPGPCSPNEAGISMEVIKYFAGKIPIFGVCLGHQSIAQVFGGEVVRADRLMHGKTSLMHHDGKTIFSDIPNPFTATRYHSLIVKKETLPDCLEVTSWTEEGEIMALRHKTLPIEGVQFHPESIMTSHGKELLQNFIRKYSPSATLC, encoded by the coding sequence ATGATATTAATGATTGATAATTATGATTCTTTTACATTTAATTTAGTGCAGTTTCTTGGAGAACTTGGACAAGAGCTCGTTGTTAAACGTAACGATGAAGTGACCATTTCAGATATTGAGAATATGAAACCAGATTTTCTAATGATTTCTCCAGGTCCGTGCAGTCCTAATGAAGCTGGGATTAGTATGGAAGTTATTAAATACTTTGCTGGAAAGATTCCGATTTTTGGTGTTTGTCTAGGGCATCAATCCATTGCACAAGTGTTTGGTGGAGAGGTTGTCCGTGCAGACCGATTAATGCATGGAAAAACGTCGCTTATGCATCATGATGGAAAGACGATTTTTTCGGATATTCCTAATCCGTTTACTGCGACGCGCTATCATTCCCTTATTGTTAAGAAAGAGACGTTACCCGATTGCTTAGAGGTAACATCTTGGACAGAGGAAGGGGAAATTATGGCACTTCGTCATAAGACATTGCCGATAGAGGGTGTGCAATTCCATCCAGAATCTATTATGACTTCTCATGGGAAAGAGCTGTTGCAGAATTTCATTCGTAAATACAGTCCAAGTGCGACATTATGTTAA
- the folB gene encoding dihydroneopterin aldolase, whose product MDKIYIHDMEFYGYHGVFPEENKLGQRFKVDLTVELDLKRAGESDDLEHSVNYGELFELCRKVVEDRKYKLVESIAENIAADILKQYESISRCTIKVIKPDPPIPGHYRAVAVEITRERP is encoded by the coding sequence TTGGATAAAATTTATATCCATGATATGGAGTTTTATGGTTATCATGGTGTGTTCCCAGAGGAGAATAAATTAGGTCAGAGATTTAAAGTTGACTTAACGGTGGAGTTGGATTTAAAGCGTGCAGGGGAAAGTGATGACTTAGAGCATTCGGTCAATTATGGAGAGCTTTTCGAATTATGTAGAAAAGTTGTTGAGGATAGAAAGTATAAGCTTGTGGAGAGTATCGCTGAAAATATTGCTGCAGATATATTAAAACAATATGAAAGTATTTCACGCTGTACAATTAAGGTAATTAAGCCGGATCCACCGATACCGGGTCATTATCGTGCTGTAGCAGTAGAAATTACGAGAGAACGTCCATGA
- a CDS encoding protein arginine kinase, with the protein MSLDKIMNEAISPWMKGDGPDSDIVLSSRIRLARNFKQYQFSTMQNEEEAQKVQELFKKKFINKAVEPFGKFGLLKMNELTPLQRRVLVEKHLISPNLAGTEYGACLLSESEHISVMLNEEDHIRIQCLFPGLQLSKALQSANQIDNWIEKEVEYAFDESLGYITSCPTNVGTGLRASVMIHLPGLVLTKRISRIIQVIQKLGLVVRGIYGEGSEALGNIFQVSNQMTLGKSEEDIIADLKSVMQQIIQQEKLARELIVQNSSIELEDKVYRSYGILANSRLIQSAEAATCLSDVRLGIDLGYIKGISRNILTELMVLTQPGILQQYAGGPLGPEERDYRRATLIRERLRIEKN; encoded by the coding sequence ATGTCACTGGACAAAATTATGAATGAAGCGATTAGTCCATGGATGAAGGGGGATGGCCCTGATTCTGATATTGTTTTAAGTAGTCGAATTCGTTTGGCTCGTAATTTTAAGCAATATCAATTTTCTACTATGCAAAACGAAGAGGAAGCTCAAAAGGTTCAAGAATTATTTAAAAAGAAATTTATAAATAAAGCGGTAGAGCCCTTTGGGAAGTTTGGACTATTAAAAATGAATGAACTAACTCCTCTTCAAAGGAGAGTTTTAGTCGAAAAGCATTTAATTAGTCCAAATCTAGCAGGGACCGAATATGGAGCATGTCTGTTATCAGAAAGCGAACACATTAGTGTGATGCTTAATGAGGAAGACCACATTAGGATTCAGTGCCTATTTCCAGGACTACAGTTATCAAAGGCGCTTCAAAGCGCCAATCAAATAGATAATTGGATTGAGAAAGAGGTTGAATATGCTTTTGATGAATCACTTGGATATATTACGAGTTGTCCTACTAACGTTGGTACAGGATTAAGAGCTTCTGTAATGATTCATTTACCAGGGCTGGTTTTAACAAAAAGAATTAGCCGTATTATACAAGTAATTCAAAAATTAGGTTTAGTAGTAAGAGGAATATACGGTGAAGGTAGCGAAGCGTTAGGTAATATATTTCAAGTATCAAATCAAATGACGTTAGGGAAATCCGAAGAAGATATTATTGCAGATTTAAAGAGTGTCATGCAGCAAATTATACAACAAGAAAAATTGGCCAGAGAATTAATTGTACAAAATTCGAGCATTGAGCTTGAAGATAAGGTTTATCGTTCTTACGGTATACTAGCAAACAGTCGTTTAATTCAATCTGCAGAAGCGGCAACTTGCTTATCGGATGTACGACTCGGTATTGATCTAGGATATATAAAAGGTATATCGAGAAATATTTTGACTGAGCTAATGGTTCTTACGCAACCTGGTATTTTACAACAATATGCAGGAGGACCTTTAGGACCAGAAGAAAGAGATTATCGAAGAGCAACCTTAATCCGTGAGCGATTACGTATTGAAAAAAACTAA
- the folP gene encoding dihydropteroate synthase: MNYEEEMCSLKWDYDLRCGEYTLNLNEKTLIMGILNVTPDSFSDGGSYNEVDAAVRHAKEMQGQGAHIIDIGGESTRPGFAKVSVEEEIKRVVPMIQAVSKEVKLPISIDTYKAEVAKQAIEAGAHIINDIWGAKAEPKIAEVAAHYDVPIILMHNRDNMNYRNLMADMIADLYDSIKIAKNAGVPDENIILDPGIGFAKTPEQNLEAMRNLEQLNVLGYPVLLGTSRKSFIGHVLDLPVEERLEGTGATVCLGIEKGCEFVRVHDVKEMARMAKMMDAMIGKGVR; this comes from the coding sequence ATGAACTACGAAGAGGAGATGTGTAGTTTGAAGTGGGATTATGATTTGCGCTGCGGCGAATATACATTGAATTTAAATGAAAAAACATTAATTATGGGGATTTTAAATGTAACACCAGATTCGTTTTCTGATGGTGGGAGTTACAACGAGGTAGATGCTGCGGTACGTCACGCAAAAGAAATGCAAGGTCAAGGTGCTCATATTATTGATATTGGTGGCGAATCTACTCGCCCAGGTTTTGCTAAAGTATCAGTAGAAGAAGAAATAAAGCGAGTTGTCCCGATGATTCAAGCAGTTTCAAAAGAAGTAAAATTGCCTATATCTATCGATACATATAAAGCTGAAGTTGCAAAGCAAGCAATTGAGGCTGGTGCTCATATTATTAATGATATTTGGGGAGCGAAGGCGGAGCCAAAAATTGCTGAAGTCGCAGCTCATTATGATGTACCCATCATTTTAATGCATAACCGCGATAATATGAATTATCGTAATTTAATGGCGGATATGATTGCTGATTTGTATGACAGTATTAAAATTGCTAAAAATGCTGGTGTGCCAGATGAGAATATTATTTTAGATCCAGGTATCGGTTTTGCTAAAACACCTGAGCAGAACTTAGAGGCGATGCGTAATTTAGAACAGTTAAATGTGCTAGGTTATCCAGTTCTCTTAGGTACTTCGAGAAAGTCCTTTATTGGGCACGTATTAGATTTGCCAGTGGAGGAACGCCTTGAGGGAACAGGAGCTACCGTTTGTCTTGGTATTGAAAAGGGCTGTGAGTTTGTTCGTGTCCATGATGTGAAAGAAATGGCGCGTATGGCTAAAATGATGGATGCGATGATTGGTAAGGGGGTAAGGTAA
- the pabC gene encoding aminodeoxychorismate lyase yields MLIYVNGQYVEASEARISPYDHGYLYGLGVFETFRIYNGHPFLLDDHYNRLIEALDTLQIKWTMTKNDVMLILKDLLAKNELKHAYVRFNVSAGIDEIGLQTEMYEEPSVIVFIKPLTAPGDVVEKEGVILKQVRNTPEGTFRLKSHHYLNNILGKREIGNVVSKEGIFLTEAGYVAEGIVSNLFFVKGDVLYTPSLETGILNGITRAFIIKSAEELNIEVKEGFFTKDELLSADEVFVTNSIQEIVPLYRIEAQDFPGKVGVVTKSLMYLYGMQREKLWSRNELRRGDV; encoded by the coding sequence ATGTTAATTTACGTAAATGGTCAGTATGTAGAAGCAAGTGAAGCGAGAATTTCTCCTTATGATCATGGTTATTTATATGGTCTTGGAGTTTTTGAAACGTTTCGTATTTATAATGGTCATCCTTTCTTATTGGATGATCATTATAACCGTTTAATAGAGGCGCTGGATACATTGCAAATTAAATGGACAATGACAAAAAATGATGTGATGCTTATTTTGAAAGATTTACTCGCTAAGAATGAATTGAAGCATGCATATGTACGTTTTAATGTATCGGCGGGTATAGATGAAATAGGATTACAAACGGAAATGTATGAAGAGCCTTCTGTTATTGTTTTTATAAAACCTTTAACAGCTCCAGGGGATGTAGTGGAAAAAGAAGGTGTTATTCTAAAACAAGTGCGAAATACACCGGAAGGGACATTTCGCCTGAAGTCTCATCACTATTTAAATAATATTTTAGGGAAGCGTGAAATTGGAAATGTTGTGAGTAAGGAAGGTATTTTCCTTACTGAAGCAGGTTATGTTGCAGAGGGCATTGTTTCGAATCTATTTTTTGTGAAAGGTGATGTTTTATATACACCTTCGTTAGAGACAGGGATTTTAAATGGTATCACTCGTGCGTTTATTATAAAGAGTGCTGAAGAATTAAATATAGAAGTAAAGGAAGGTTTCTTTACAAAAGATGAGCTACTTTCAGCGGATGAAGTCTTCGTAACAAACTCCATTCAAGAAATTGTTCCGCTTTATCGTATAGAAGCGCAGGATTTCCCGGGTAAAGTAGGAGTGGTTACAAAAAGTTTAATGTACCTTTATGGAATGCAAAGAGAGAAATTATGGAGCAGAAATGAACTACGAAGAGGAGATGTGTAG
- a CDS encoding UvrB/UvrC motif-containing protein translates to MTCQNCNIRPATLHYTKVINEKKAEVHLCEQCAEQSGYTSFFQSSQSNFSFHDVFAGLLHGESTMFGEGKNGFSNTNTVRCPDCKMTYEHFTKVGRFGCASCYDTFKGHLNPLLKRLHGGHTEHCGKIPERMEGNIHLKKELDELKLILKQYVQNEEFEKAAEVRDEIRGLETQLSEHREGE, encoded by the coding sequence ATGACTTGTCAAAACTGTAATATAAGACCAGCAACTTTACATTATACAAAAGTAATCAACGAGAAGAAGGCGGAAGTTCATCTTTGTGAGCAATGTGCGGAGCAAAGTGGCTATACGTCTTTCTTTCAATCATCACAGTCTAACTTTTCATTTCATGATGTATTTGCTGGTTTATTACACGGTGAATCAACAATGTTTGGAGAAGGAAAAAACGGGTTTTCAAATACAAATACAGTAAGATGTCCAGATTGTAAGATGACATATGAACATTTTACAAAAGTGGGACGCTTTGGTTGTGCTTCTTGTTACGATACATTTAAAGGACACTTAAACCCATTGTTAAAGCGACTTCATGGTGGACATACAGAACATTGTGGAAAAATTCCGGAACGAATGGAAGGAAATATCCACTTAAAGAAAGAATTAGATGAACTAAAACTTATTCTGAAACAATATGTACAGAATGAGGAGTTTGAGAAAGCTGCTGAGGTAAGAGATGAAATTCGAGGGCTTGAAACTCAGCTTAGTGAGCATAGAGAGGGGGAGTAG